Within Candidatus Poribacteria bacterium, the genomic segment GGGACAATGGGCAGGTTTTCGGTTACATCGAGAGCAATTAAGGAACTGAACAGTCTTTTAAAGATTTAATCCACGCTTTTTCACCGGATTACGGCACATCGAAACCGGGCTATTCCTTACCAATCAACGACAGAGCCGTCGTCAGGATGGTATGTCACGGGATTCTGCCAATCGTGGTCAATCTTATCTTCAAGGGCGTCTTCATCGAGTTCGATGCCGAGTCCAGGACCCGTGGGCAATTCAACGAATCCGTCTTTGAAGACGAAGGGATTCTTGAGATACCCTTCACCGAGGGTCGTATGCTCCTGCATCAAGAAGTTCGGAATAGAGGCATCCAACTGAATACACGCCGCTAAAGAGATGGGACCGAGAGGATTGTGCGGTGCAATACCACCGTAGTAAGCTTCCGCCATACCAGCAATGATGCGTACCTCGTTGATACCCCCAGCGTGACAGAGGTCGGGTTGGAGAATAGACGCTGCCTGTTTCTCTAAGATTTCGCGGAAACCCCACTTTGTGAACACACGCTCACCTGTCGCAATCGGAATGTGGGTACTTCGCGCGATTTCGGCGAGGGTGTCCACATTTTGGCACTGAATTGGCTCTTCAATGAACATCGGTTGGTAGGGTTCCAACGCTTTAATCAGAACTTTGGCGGTTTGCGGGCTGACCGCACCGTGGAAGTCAATCGCGAGGTCAACTTCTGTGCCTGCGGCTTCGCGCAACGCTGCGAAGTGATCCACGGCTCTGTCGATAAAGGCTTTGTTTTCGATGATACGTGCGGGTCTGCCGCCTGCAGGACCTGTTTTGAATGCAGTGAACCCTTTGTCAATCCACTCTTTGATTCCGTCTGGGTCCCCCCCACCTTTATAGAGCCTGATACGGTCGCGTGTCGGTCCACCGAAAAGTTGATAGACAGGGACCCCCAGCGATTTGCCTGCGAGATCCCAGAGGGCTTGTTCTACACCGCTCAAGGCACTCGTCAGGATGGGACCCCCGCGGTAGAATGCGTGGCGATACATCGCTTGCCAATGGTGGACAACGCGTCTCGGATCTTGACCGATGAGGTAGGGTGCGAGTTCATCGACGGCTTGTGCACACGTTTTCGCGCGTCCTTCCAGAATAGGCTCGCCGAGTCCGACTAACCCCTCATCCGTATGGATTTTCAGAAAGAGCCAGCGCGGTTGCACCAGAAACGTTTCCAATTTTGTTATCTTCATGTTTTAATTGTTCCTTGCGGTTCGGTCAGGGGAGTTAGGACTTTATGCTGCCTTCCGGTAGGGCGTTAGCATTGCTTTCTCGAATCTGTTCTCCAAATGTAAAGCTAAGACAAATTATGCCATTTAAGGAGGACCTAATTTCATTACGAGCTACGATTTTCTATTTTACGGATGCCTTGAAAGTTAATAGGGGCTTACCAGCGGCAATTCCCCACTTGAAACGGATCGTTTCCTATGTTATAATGTTATAGTATCATTTTCTCCTAATTTTTTCAACAATATTAATCCAAGTTGCTACGGACAAGGTTTGAGGAGGGCTCCGCAATGAACCGTGCTTATGTCCATTCCCTAACTGTTGTCATAAGTGTCGCACTTCTGTTTTTGATGTCGTCTTTCCAGAGTGCTGCGACGACATTTTCTGGGCGGGTTGTTGATGAGACGGAGAAACCGGTTTCTGCTCTCCAGTTAGCCGTGCCTGGATTCGCAGTCCCCATACCTCAGTACCGAGATGAACCTGTGTTTCTTCCTTCTCAACAAACTGAAACGGATGAAGTTGGCGAGTTCCAGATTAACGATATTACGTCGCCTGCTGTTAAATTAACACTGCTCCCTGTCCATGCTGCAGACTACGAAATTCGCTCTGTCAAAATTGAGGGGATATCCTTCTATCTTGATCGACATCTGGACTATTTTGGAGGGTTCGCATTTGCTATAGAACCCGGGGCGGATGTTGAAGATATAGAGATAGTTGTCCGTCCTCGCATGCGGATCCGTGGACGCGTTTTGTTAGCGGACGGCACTCCACTTCGCAATGAACGCGTCAGCATCAGGGTAGAACACCGCAACATAGGGGGTGGTGGTGGGAGTGATGGCGGCACGAGAGATCTTGATGATGAGGGTTACTTTGTAGAGTACGTGGAAGAACCTGCCTATTATACTGTCTCTGTCGGGTATCAGACCCAGTCGGCAGAATCTGAAGACATATTGCTTAAAGATGGGGAACGCCATGATAAACTCGTCTTGACGCTCGATGGCAAACCACCTCCCAAGCCTGATCCGGCAGTCGCTGGCGTTCCCGACAGAAAACGCTTTGAAGCCGCATGGAAGCGCGATCGCGAAGGCGTATGGGCAATCAATCCCGAAAACCGGCATGCCTACAAAAGGATTTATTGCGAAAGCCGTGAGGAGGCATACACCCAGGCTGTTGACCAAGGGGTACATCTCGTGGCAATTAACGATGCCGCAGAACAGGCATGGCTCCTTGAAGTCTTTGGACGAGAAAACTTTTGGATTGGACTGACTGACGCTTCAAAAGAGGAGAACCCACACTGGGATAACGGTGAATCGCTCACGTATACCAACTGGAACCTATCAAAAAAGACGGCTAGCGGTGAGGGGACCAGTCAAGATGGTGAAGCACACCAGAATTACACGGTACTCATCGGATTGACAGGAAAATGGCAAGAGACCCGTCAAGGCAGCCCGCTCGCGCGTCTGACTGAGCGAGCCATTCTGGAAAAAGCGCGTTTCACCGTAGGGGCATCTGAGGTGGACAGCGACATTGAAAAACGTTGAACGCATCAAGACACGGGGAGGGGTCAATATGAACCCGACTTATATTACACCAAAGTTGGTCATGCTTACGTTAGTACTTCTGTTTCTTGTAATAGGGATTGAAGCATCAGAAGAGGCATCCAGTGGGTTTTCGGGGAAAGTCGTGGATTTAGATGGAAACCCTGTTGCTGACTTCATATTTGCTATTGAACCCATGCAACGTCACGACGGTTTTCTGGTCCCCGAGAACAGATTTTCATCCACTTCTGAAAAATCAGGGGAAGGCGCGGATCCCTCAGAAATCCCGCGCGTCATATCTAAAGTGCAAACCGATTCAGATGGGACTTTCGTCTTTACGAATGTCCAGCCCGGACTTGTTCGATTGAGTGTGCCTCCCAATATTCCGTTGGATAAGCTTGAGATGTTGGATGCACTGTTTAACTCGGAGACGTTTCCCTCGGTGGAGGAGATCCCAGACGAATTGATGAAGCTAAGCCGGCTTGAACCGGATAAGCGGATTGTCTCTGTTCAAGTCGGGAGGGTCACCTTCTTCTATACGGGAGACCCAGACTTTTCTGAAGGACTCACATTT encodes:
- the dgoD gene encoding galactonate dehydratase; translated protein: MKITKLETFLVQPRWLFLKIHTDEGLVGLGEPILEGRAKTCAQAVDELAPYLIGQDPRRVVHHWQAMYRHAFYRGGPILTSALSGVEQALWDLAGKSLGVPVYQLFGGPTRDRIRLYKGGGDPDGIKEWIDKGFTAFKTGPAGGRPARIIENKAFIDRAVDHFAALREAAGTEVDLAIDFHGAVSPQTAKVLIKALEPYQPMFIEEPIQCQNVDTLAEIARSTHIPIATGERVFTKWGFREILEKQAASILQPDLCHAGGINEVRIIAGMAEAYYGGIAPHNPLGPISLAACIQLDASIPNFLMQEHTTLGEGYLKNPFVFKDGFVELPTGPGLGIELDEDALEDKIDHDWQNPVTYHPDDGSVVDW